From the genome of Tachysurus fulvidraco isolate hzauxx_2018 chromosome 20, HZAU_PFXX_2.0, whole genome shotgun sequence, one region includes:
- the LOC125139759 gene encoding protocadherin alpha-2-like produces MDGPDSARCAWIKAMLLLLCLWDLCSAQISYSVSEEAKKGTVVGNLAKDLNLNVQELESRMLQLVTGSNAKYFEVNRKTGILLVNDRIDREELCESKQKCVLNIEAMMQNPHKLYRVEITIVDINDNSPVFPRQSVAMNISEYVLPGDRFPVIKARDIDVGSNSVNTYKINSNEYFSLEMQSDSAELVLQKSLDRERESVIKLVLTAVDGGTPPRSGTMQIVINVLDINDNNPVFSKSLYKVKVNENAHEGTKIITVSASDADQGVNGEVSYSIVVDEENSALDMFSMNSVSGDITIKSNIDYEKHSAVELRIKAQDKGQPPRMSRCKVLIEVVDVNDNAPEISVTLLMSSVSEDIKPGTDVALLTVSDKDSGTNGKVNCKLLAPSPFKLQLSYKNSYALVVNEALDRERVSQYNVTVVANDEGTPSLSSSNVITIHVSDVNDNAPLFTASVINISVKENSPVGGLMTSLTAGDLDVGENAIVSYSLSDTESSRVSNLMNINSHTGELYSLKSFDYEETKRLHFKVQATDSGVPPLSSNVTVNVFILDENDNSPVFLPPYSEPGSVNSENIPYSAEAGYFVAKVRAVDADSGYNALLSYHITEPKGTNLFRIGTSTGEIRTKRRMSDNDLKAHPLIITVSDNGEPSLSTTMSIEVVVVENMDSLQPSLRQVPVKEENFSNLNLYLLIAIVSVSVIFLLSLIALIAAKCYGTDGGFSRSSAPVITTHPDGSWSYSKSTQQYDVCFSSDTLKSDVVVFPSPFPPADAELISINEGDTFNRTQTLPSTGKVRRCLT; encoded by the coding sequence ATGGATGGACCGGACAGTGCTCGCTGTGCCTGGATCAAGGCTATGCTGCTTCTGCTTTGTTTATGGGATTTGTGTTCCGCTCAGATTTCGTACTCGGTTTCAGAGGAGGCCAAGAAGGGAACCGTTGTTGGAAATTTAGCTAAGGATCTTAATCTAAATGTGCAGGAACTGGAGTCGCGCATGTTACAGCTTGTGACTGGATCTAACGCCAAGTATTTCGAGGTAAATCGGAAAACGGGGATTTTATTAGTGAATGACAGAATAGACAGAGAGGAGCTGTgtgaaagcaaacagaaatGCGTACTGAATATTGAAGCGATGATGCAAAATCCTCACAAGCTCTACCGGGTCGAAATTACTATAGTAGACATTAATGATAACTCTCCTGTGTTTCCACGACAATCAGTTGCTATGAATATTAGTGAATACGTACTTCCGGGAGATCGATTTCCAGTAATCAAGGCTCGTGACATCGACGTCGGTAGTAATTCAGTGAATACCTATAAAATAAACTCGAATGAATATTTTTCACTAGAAATGCAAAGTGATTCGGCTGAACTCGTGCTTCAGAAATCTttggacagagaaagagagtcgGTGATCAAGCTCGTGCTCACTGCTGTAGATGGCGGGACTCCTCCTAGATCCGGAACAATGCAGATAGTTATAAATGTGCTGGATATAAATGACAACAACCCTGTGTTTAGTAAATCTCTGTACAAAGTCAAAGTCAATGAGAATGCACATGAAGGAACTAAGATCATTACAGTTAGTGCTTCAGATGCAGACCAGGGGGTTAACGGTGAAGTATCCTACTCTATTGTTGTTGATGAGGAAAACTCTGCGTTAGACATGTTCTCCATGAATTCTGTTTCGGGGGACATTACTATTAAATCTAATATTGATTATGAGAAGCATTCTGCTGTTGAGCTTCGAATTAAAGCGCAAGACAAAGGACAACCTCCAAGGATGTCTAGATGTAAAGTGTTAATTGAAGTAGTGGATGTTAATGACAATGCACCAGAGATATCAGTTACTCTGCTCATGAGCTCCGTTAGCGAGGACATCAAACCTGGCACAGATGTAGCATTACTCACAGTATCAGATAAAGACAGTGGAACGAACGGTAAAGTAAACTGTAAACTTCTAGCTCCGAGTCCTTTTAAATTACAGCTATCATATAAAAACTCTTACGCTCTTGTTGTGAATGAAGCTCTGGACAGAGAGCGGGTCTCACAATATAATGTGACAGTTGTAGCTAATGATGAGGGAACTCCTTCCCTCTCCAGCAGTAACGTTATAACAATTCATGTGTCTGATGTGAATGATAACGCGCCTTTATTTACTGCATCAGTGATAAATATTAGCGTGAAAGAGAATAGTCCAGTTGGAGGGCTGATGACGTCACTAACAGCTGGAGACTTAGACGTCGGTGAAAACGCGATCGTTTCGTATTCGTTAAGTGAtacagagagcagcagagtGTCAAATCTGATGAACATTAACTCACACACCGGTGAACTGTACAGCCTGAAGTCTTTCGATTACGAAGAAACGAAACGACTTCACTTTAAAGTTCAAGCCACTGACTCTGGTGTTCCTCCGCTAAGTAGTAACGTGACTGTGAACGTTTTTATCCTGGACGAGAATGACAACAGTCCAGTTTTTCTCCCTCCTTATTCTGAACCCGGATCAGTAAACAGTGAGAACATTCCCTACTCTGCTGAAGCGGGGTATTTTGTGGCTAAAGTCAGAGCTGTAGACGCTGATTCAGGTTATAATGCACTATTATCATATCACATAACCGAACCAAAGGGAACGAATCTCTTCCGAATCGGAACCAGCACCGGAGAAATAAGGACTAAAAGACGAATGAGTGACAACGACTTAAAAGCTCACCCGCTTATCATCACTGTGTCGGATAACGGAGAACCTTCACTGTCCACAACTATGAGTATTGAAGTTGTGGTTGTGGAAAATATGGACAGTCTGCAGCCTTCACTAAGACAAGTGCCAGTAAAGGAGGAGAATTTTTCTAATCTGAATCTCTATCTGCTCATCGCTATTGTCTCAGTGTCCGTGATATTTTTACTGAGCCTCATCGCTTTAATAGCAGCTAAATGCTACGGGACAGACGGCGGTTTCAGCAGGTCAAGCGCTCCAGTGATCACTACACACCCTGACGGGAGCTGGTCTTACTCTAAATCTACTCAGCagtatgatgtgtgttttagttcaGACACACTGAAGAGTGACGTAGTAGTTTTCCCCTCGCCGTTTCCGCCTGCAGACGCAGAACTGATCAGCATTAATGAAGGAGACACTTTTAACAGGACACAAACTCTTCCTAGCACTGGGAAGGTAAGACGATGTTTAACTTAA
- the LOC125139784 gene encoding protocadherin alpha-2-like gives MDGPDSARCAWIKAMLLLLCLWDLCSAQISYSVSEEAKKGTVVGNLAKDLNLNVQELESRMFQLVTGSNAKYFEVNRKTGILLVNDRIDRDELCESKQKCVLNIEAMMHNPHKLYRVEINILDINDNSPVFPRQSVALNISENVLPGDRFPVIKARDIDVGSNSVKTYKINSNEFFSLEMQSDSAELVLQKALDRERESVIKLVLIAIDGGTPSRSGTMQIVVNVLDINDNNPVFSKSLYKVKVDENAHEGTKIIRITAADADQGVNGEVSYSIVVDEENSALELFSIDPVSGDITVKSNIDYEKHSAVELRIEAQDKGHSPRMSRCKVLIEVVDVNDNAPEISVTLLMSSVSEDIKPGTDVALITVSDKDSGTNGKVNCKLLAPSPFKLQLSYKNSYALVVNEALDRERVSQYNVTVVANDEGTPSLSSSNVITVHVSDVNDNAPLFTAPVINISVKENSPVGGLMTSLTARDLDVGENAIVSYSLSDTESRGLSNLMNINSHTGELYSLKSFDYEETKRLQFKVQATDSGVPPLSSNVTVNVFIMDENDNSPVFLPPYSEPGSVHSENIPYSAEAGYFVAKVRAVDADSGYNALLSYHITESKGTNLFRIGTSTGEIRTKRRMSDNDLKAHPLIIIVSDNGEPSLSTTMSIEVVVVENMDSLQPSLRQVPVKEENFSNLNLYLLIAIVSVSVIFLLSLIALIAAKCYGTDGGFSRSSAPVITTHPDGSWSYSKSTQQYDVCFSSDTLKSDVVVFPSPFPPADAELISINEGDTFARNQTLPSTGKVRQ, from the coding sequence ATGGATGGACCGGACAGTGCTCGCTGTGCCTGGATCAAGGCTATGCTGCTTCTGCTTTGTTTATGGGATTTGTGTTCCGCTCAGATTTCGTACTCGGTTTCAGAGGAGGCCAAGAAGGGAACCGTTGTTGGAAATTTAGCTAAGGATCTTAATCTCAATGTGCAGGAACTGGAATCGCGCATGTTTCAGCTTGTGACTGGATCTAACGCCAAGTATTTCGAGGTAAATCGGAAAACCGGGATTTTATTAGTGAATGACAGAATAGACAGAGATGAGCTGTgtgaaagcaaacagaaatGCGTATTGAATATTGAAGCGATGATGCACAATCCTCACAAGCTCTACCGGGTCGAAATTAATATACTAGACATTAATGATAACTCTCCTGTGTTTCCACGGCAATCAGTTGCTTTGAATATTAGTGAAAACGTACTTCCGGGAGATAGATTTCCAGTAATCAAGGCTCGTGACATCGACGTCGGTAGTAATTCAGTAAAAACCTATAAAATAAACTCAAACGAATTTTTTTCACTAGAAATGCAGAGTGATTCAGCTGAACTCGTGCTTCAGAAAGCtttggatagagagagagagtcggtGATCAAGCTCGTGCTCATTGCTATAGACGGTGGGACTCCTTCTAGATCCGGAACAATGCAAATAGTTGTTAATGTCCTGGATATAAATGACAACAACCCAGTCTTCAGTAAATCTCTGTACAAAGTCAAAGTCGATGAGAATGCACATGAAGGAACTAAGATCATTAGAATAACTGCTGCAGATGCAGACCAGGGGGTTAACGGTGAAGTATCATACTCTATTGTTGTTGATGAAGAGAACTCTGCGTTAGAATTATTTTCCATAGATCCTGTTTCGGGCGACATTACTGTTAAATCTAATATCGATTATGAGAAGCATTCTGCTGTTGAGCTTCGAATTGAAGCACAGGACAAAGGACATTCTCCAAGAATGTCTAGGTGTAAAGTATTAATTGAAGTAGTGGATGTTAATGACAATGCACCAGAGATATCAGTTACTCTGCTCATGAGCTCCGTTAGCGAGGACATCAAACCTGGCACAGATGTAGCATTAATCACAGTATCAGATAAAGACAGTGGAACGAACGGTAAAGTAAACTGTAAACTTCTAGCTCCGAGTCCTTTTAAATTACAGCTATCATATAAAAATTCTTACGCTCTTGTTGTGAATGAAGCTCTGGACAGAGAGCGTGTCTCACAATATAATGTGACAGTTGTAGCTAATGATGAGGGAACTCCTTCCCTCTCCAGCAGTAACGTTATAACAGTTCATGTGTCTGATGTGAATGATAACGCGCCTTTATTTACTGCACCGGTGATAAATATTAGCGTGAAAGAGAATAGTCCAGTTGGAGGGCTGATGACGTCATTAACGGCTCGAGACTTAGACGTCGGTGAAAACGCGattgtttcttattcattaAGTGATACAGAGAGCAGAGGACTGTCAAATCTGATGAACATTAACTCACACACCGGTGAACTGTACAGCCTGAAGTCTTTCGATTACGAAGAAACGAAACGACTTCAGTTTAAAGTTCAAGCCACTGACTCTGGTGTTCCTCCGCTAAGCAGTAACGTGACTGTGAACGTTTTTATCATGGATGAGAATGACAACAGTCCAGTTTTTCTTCCTCCTTATTCTGAACCCGGATCAGTACACAGTGAGAACATTCCCTACTCTGCTGAAGCGGGGTATTTTGTGGCTAAAGTCAGAGCTGTAGACGCTGATTCAGGTTATAATGCACTATTATCATATCACATAACCGAATCAAAGGGAACAAATCTCTTCCGAATCGGAACCAGCACCGGAGAAATAAGGACTAAAAGGCGAATGAGTGACAACGACTTAAAAGCTCACCCTCTTATCATTATTGTCTCGGATAACGGAGAACCTTCACTGTCCACAACTATGAGTATTGAAGTTGTGGTTGTGGAAAATATGGACAGTCTGCAGCCTTCACTAAGACAAGTGCCAGTAAAGGAGGAGAATTTTTCTAATCTGAATCTCTATCTGCTGATCGCTATTGTCTCGGTGTCCGTGATATTTTTACTGAGTCTCATCGCATTAATAGCAGCTAAATGCTACGGGACAGACGGCGGTTTCAGCAGGTCCAGCGCTCCTGTGATCACTACACACCCTGACGGGAGCTGGTCTTACTCTAAATCCACTCAGCagtatgatgtgtgttttagttcaGACACACTGAAGAGTGACGTAGTAGTTTTCCCCTCGCCGTTTCCGCCAGCAGACGCAGAGCTGATCAGCATTAATGAAGGAGACACTTTTGCTCGAAATCAAACTCTTCCTAGCACTGGGAAGGTAAGACAATGA
- the LOC113650223 gene encoding protocadherin alpha-2-like has product MDVQDSARCAWMKALLLLLLCLWDLCSAQISYSVSEEAKKGTVVGNLAKDLNLNVQEMESRMFQLVTGSNAKYFEVNRKTGILLVNDRIDREELCESKQKCVLNIEAMMHNPHKLYRVEVNILDINDNSPVFSLQLFALDITENVLPGDRFPLITARDIDVGSNSIKNYKINANEYFSLDIQSDSVELVLQKSLDRERESVIKLVLTAIDGGTPPRSGTMQIVINVQDINDNSPIFTKPLYKVKVHENSGVGTNILTVSASDADEGNNGEVLYSILSYEENQSLDVFTIDPVFGHITVKGNIDYEQSPAIELKIQAQDKAQPPRRSRCKVLIEVVDVNDNAPEISVTLLMSSVSEDIKPGTDVALITVSDKDSGTNGKVNCKLLAPSPFKLQLSYKNSYALVVNEALDRERVSQYNVTTVANDEGTPSLSSSNVITVHVSDVNDNAPLFTAPVINISVRENSPVGGLMTSLTAGDLDVGENALISYSLSDTESSRVSNLMNINSHTGELYSLKSFDYEKTKRLQFKVQATDSGVPPLSSNVTVNVFILDENDNSPVFLPPYSDPGSVNSENIPYSAEAGYFVAKVRAVDADSGYNALLSYHITESKGTNLFRIGTSTGEIRTKRRMSDNDLKAHPLIITVSDNGEPSLSTTMSIEVVVVENMDSLQPSLRQVPVKEENFSNLNLYLLIAIVSVSVIFLLSLIALIAAKCYGTDGGFSRSSAPVITTHPDGSWSYSKSTQQYDVCFSSDTLKSDVVVFPSPFPPADAELISINEGDTFTRNQTLPSTGKVRQ; this is encoded by the coding sequence ATGGATGTACAGGACAGTGCTCGCTGTGCCTGGATGAAGGctctgctgttgctgctgctttgTTTATGGGATTTGTGTTCCGCTCAGATTTCGTACTCGGTTTCAGAGGAGGCCAAGAAGGGAACCGTTGTTGGAAATTTAGCGAAGGATCTTAATCTCAATGTGCAGGAAATGGAGTCGCGCATGTTTCAGCTTGTGACTGGATCTAACGCCAAGTATTTCGAGGTAAATCGGAAAACCGGGATTTTATTAGTTAATGACAGAATAGACAGAGAGGAGCTGTgtgaaagcaaacagaaatGCGTATTGAACATTGAAGCGATGATGCACAATCCTCACAAGCTCTACCGGGTCGAAGTTAATATACTGGACATTAATGATAACTCTCCCGTGTTTTCACTTCAATTATTTGCGTTGGACATTACTGAGAATGTTCTTCCGGGAGATCGGTTTCCACTAATCACTGCTCGTGACATCGACGTCGGTAGTAATTCAATAAAGAATTATAAAATTAACgcaaatgaatatttttcattGGATATTCAAAGTGATTCGGTTGAACTCGTCCTTCAGAAATCtttggacagagagagagaatcagtgATTAAGCTTGTGCTCACTGCTATAGACGGCGGGACTCCTCCCAGATCCGGAACAATGCAGATAGTTATAAATGTGCAAGACATAAATGACAACAGCCCAATTTTTACGAAACCGCTTTACAAAGTCAAGGTTCACGAAAATTCAGGTGTAGGAACTAATATCCTGACTGTTTCCGCATCAGATGCAGACGAGGGGAATAACGGTGAGGTGTTATACTCTATTTTAAGTTATGAGGAAAACCAGTCATTAGACGTATTCACCATCGATCCTGTGTTTGGACACATTACAGTGAAAGGAAATATTGATTATGAGCAAAGCCCAGCGATTGAACTGAAAATTCAGGCTCAAGATAAAGCACAACCTCCAAGAAGGTCCAGATGTAAAGTGTTAATTGAAGTAGTGGATGTTAATGACAATGCACCAGAGATATCAGTTACTCTGCTCATGAGCTCCGTAAGCGAGGACATCAAACCTGGCACAGATGTAGCATTAATCACCGTATCAGATAAAGACAGTGGAACGAACGGTAAAGTAAACTGTAAACTTCTAGCTCCGAGTCCTTTTAAATTACAGCTATCATATAAAAACTCTTACGCTCTTGTTGTGAATGAAGCTCTGGACAGAGAGCGTGTCTCACAATATAATGTGACAACTGTAGCTAATGATGAGGGAACTCCTTCCCTCTCCAGCAGTAACGTTATAACAGTTCATGTGTCTGATGTGAATGATAACGCGCCTTTATTTACTGCACCGGTGATAAATATTAGCGTGAGAGAGAATAGTCCAGTTGGAGGGCTGATGACGTCACTAACAGCTGGAGACTTAGACGTTGGGGAAAACGCACTTATTTCGTATTCATTAAGTGAtacagagagcagcagagtGTCAAATCTGATGAACATTAACTCACACACCGGTGAACTGTACAGCCTGAAGTCTTTCGATTACGAAAAAACGAAACGACTTCAGTTTAAAGTTCAAGCCACTGACTCTGGTGTTCCTCCGCTAAGTAGTAACGTGACTGTGAACGTTTTTatcctggatgagaatgacaacAGTCCAGTTTTTCTCCCTCCTTATTCTGACCCCGGATCAGTAAACAGTGAGAACATTCCCTACTCTGCTGAAGCGGGGTATTTTGTGGCTAAAGTTAGAGCTGTAGACGCTGATTCAGGTTATAATGCACTATTATCATATCACATAACCGAATCAAAGGGAACGAATCTCTTCCGAATCGGAACCAGCACCGGAGAAATAAGGACTAAAAGACGAATGAGTGACAACGACTTAAAGGCTCACCCGCTTATCATTACTGTCTCGGATAACGGAGAACCTTCACTGTCCACGACTATGAGTATTGAAGTTGTGGTTGTGGAAAATATGGACAGTCTGCAGCCTTCACTAAGACAAGTGCCAGTAAAGGAGGAGAATTTTTCTAATCTGAATCTCTATCTGCTCATCGCTATTGTCTCAGTGTCCGTGATATTTTTACTGAGCCTCATCGCTTTAATAGCAGCTAAATGCTACGGGACAGACGGCGGTTTCAGCAGGTCCAGCGCTCCTGTGATCACTACACACCCTGACGGGAGCTGGTCTTACTCTAAATCCACTCAGCagtatgatgtgtgttttagttcaGACACACTGAAGAGTGACGTAGTAGTTTTCCCCTCGCCGTTTCCGCCAGCAGACGCAGAGCTGATCAGCATTAATGAAGGAGACACTTTTACTCGAAATCAAACTCTTCCTAGCACTGGGAAGGTAAGACAATGA
- the LOC113650222 gene encoding protocadherin alpha-8-like, with translation MDVPDSARCAWMKALLLLLLPLCLWDLCSAQISYSVSEEAKKGTIVGNLAKDLNLNVQELESRMFQLVTGSNAKYFEVNRKTGILLVNDRIDREELCESKQKCVLNIEAMMHNPHKLYRVEINVLDINDNAPVFPDQTLVLDITENMLPGDRFPLKPARDIDITSNSVKNYKLSTNEYFSLDVQSAEKQRVSAELVLQKSLDREKESVINLVLTAVDGGTPPRSGSMQIIVNVLDINDNSPVFSKPLYKVKVQENVSVGTKILSISASDADEGINGEVSYSIISDEEDFFLINALSGDITIKSNIDYEENSAIELRIQAQDKGHSPRRSTCKVLIEVVDVNDNAPEISVTLLMSIVREDIKPGTDVALITVSDKDSGTNGKVNCKLLAPSPFKLQLSYKNSYALVVNEALDRERVSQYNVTVVANDEGTPSLSSSNVITVHVSDVNDNAPLFTAPVINISVRENSPVGGMMTSLSARDLDIGENAIVSYSLDDTESSRVSNLMNINSHTGELYSLKSFDYEEMKRLQIKVQATDSGVPPLSSNVTVNVFILDENDNSPVFLPPYSEPGSVNSENIPYSAEAGYFVAKVRAVDADSGYNALLSYHITEPKGTNLFRIGTSTGEIRTKRRLSDNDLKAHPLIITVSDNGEPSLTTTMSIEVVVVENMDSLQPSLRQVPVKEENFSKLNLYLLIAIVSVSVIFLLSLIALIAAKCYGTDGGFSRSSAPVITTHPDGSWSYSKSTQQYDVCFSSDTLKSDVVVFPSPFPPADAELISINEGDTFTRNQTLPSTGKVRRCLT, from the coding sequence ATGGATGTACCGGACAGTGCTCGCTGTGCCTGGATGAAggctctgctgctgcttctgctgcctCTTTGTTTATGGGATTTGTGTTCCGCTCAGATTTCGTACTCGGTTTCAGAGGAGGCCAAGAAGGGAACCATTGTTGGAAATTTAGCTAAGGATCTTAATCTCAATGTGCAGGAACTGGAATCGCGCATGTTTCAGCTTGTGACTGGATCTAACGCCAAGTATTTCGAGGTAAATCGGAAAACCGGGATTTTATTAGTTAATGACAGAATAGACAGAGAGGAGCTGTgtgaaagcaaacagaaatGCGTATTGAATATTGAAGCGATGATGCATAATCCTCACAAGCTCTACCGGGTCGAAATTAATGTACTGGACATTAATGATAACGCTCCCGTTTTTCCAGATCAAACTCTTGTTCTGGATATTACTGAAAATATGCTTCCGGGTGATCGGTTTCCCTTAAAACCGGCACGTGACATAGATATCACTAGCAATTCTGTGAAAAACTATAAACTAAGCACAAATGAATATTTCTCACTGGATGTACAAAGTGCTGAAAAACAGAGGGTTTCGGCTGAGCTCGTGCTTCAGAAATCTTTGGACCGAGAGAAAGAATCGGTGATCAATCTCGTTCTCACTGCTGTAGACGGCGGGACTCCTCCCAGGTCCGGATCAATGCAGATAATTGTCAATGTACTGGATATTAATGACAACAGCCCTGTATTTTCGAAACCTCTTTACAAAGTTAAGGTGCAAGAGAATGTAAGTGTAGGAACAAAAATTCTTTCCATTTCTGCATCGGATGCAGACGAGGGAATTAACGGTGAAGTATCTTACTCGATTATAAGTGATGAGGAAGACTTTTTTCTCATAAATGCTCTTTCTGGGGATATTACTATTAAAAGTAATATTGATTATGAGGAAAATTCAGCGATAGAACTGAGAATTCAGGCTCAGGACAAAGGACATTCTCCGCGAAGATCTACATGTAAAGTATTAATTGAAGTAGTGGATGTTAATGACAATGCACCAGAGATATCAGTTACTCTGCTCATGAGCATCGTAAGGGAGGACATCAAACCTGGCACAGATGTAGCATTAATCACCGTATCAGATAAAGACAGTGGAACGAACGGTAAAGTAAACTGTAAACTTCTAGCTCCGAGTCCTTTTAAATTACAGCTATCATATAAAAACTCTTACGCTCTTGTTGTGAATGAAGCTCTGGACAGAGAGCGGGTCTCACAATATAATGTGACAGTTGTAGCTAATGATGAGGGAACTCCTTCCCTCTCCAGCAGTAACGTTATAACAGTTCATGTGTCTGATGTGAATGATAACGCGCCTTTATTTACTGCACCGGTGATAAATATTAGCGTGAGAGAGAATAGTCCAGTTGGAGGGATGATGACGTCATTATCGGCTCGAGACTTAGACATCGGTGAAAACGCGATCGTTTCGTATTCGTTAGATGAtacagagagcagcagagtGTCAAATCTGATGAACATTAACTCACACACCGGTGAACTGTACAGCCTGAAGTCTTTCGATTACGAAGAAATGAAACGACTTCAGATTAAAGTTCAAGCCACTGACTCTGGTGTTCCTCCGCTAAGTAGTAACGTGACTGTGAACGTTTTTatcctggatgagaatgacaacAGTCCAGTTTTTCTCCCTCCTTATTCTGAACCCGGATCAGTAAACAGTGAGAACATTCCCTACTCTGCTGAAGCGGGGTATTTTGTGGCTAAGGTCAGAGCTGTAGACGCTGATTCAGGTTATAACGCGCTATTATCATATCACATAACCGAACCAAAGGGAACGAATCTCTTCCGAATCGGAACCAGCACCGGAGAAATAAGGACTAAAAGACGATTGAGTGACAACGACTTAAAAGCTCACCCTCTTATCATTACTGTCTCGGATAACGGTGAACCTTCACTGACCACAACTATGAGTATTGAAGTCGTGGTTGTGGAAAATATGGACAGTCTGCAGCCTTCACTAAGACAAGTGCCAGTAAAGGAGGAGAATTTTTCTAAACTGAATCTCTATCTGCTCATCGCTATTGTCTCAGTGTCCGTGATATTTTTACTGAGCCTCATCGCTTTAATAGCAGCTAAATGCTACGGGACAGACGGCGGTTTCAGCAGGTCCAGCGCTCCTGTGATCACTACACACCCTGACGGGAGCTGGTCTTACTCCAAATCCACTCAGCagtatgatgtgtgttttagttcaGACACACTGAAGAGTGACGTAGTAGTTTTCCCCTCGCCGTTTCCGCCTGCAGACGCAGAGCTGATCAGCATTAATGAAGGAGACACTTTTACTCGAAATCAAACTCTTCCTAGCACTGGGAAGGTAAGACGATGTTTAACTTAA